The following coding sequences lie in one Bacteroidota bacterium genomic window:
- a CDS encoding DUF3703 domain-containing protein: MKFNTSMPTSLKPYFQKELTEAENTFTKRHFQQSWRHLERAHILGQPYPIAHSFVHWKMLEFGIKTKNTKEIIGQIPRLLIGGVKSFVGNIPLGNTGGANVPPLQPMEIPEDLLIIIQTHSSNEITNQR; encoded by the coding sequence ATGAAATTCAACACATCAATGCCAACATCACTAAAACCATATTTTCAAAAGGAACTAACCGAAGCTGAAAACACCTTTACCAAAAGGCATTTTCAGCAAAGTTGGCGACACTTAGAACGGGCACACATACTTGGACAGCCCTATCCAATTGCACATTCTTTTGTGCATTGGAAAATGTTAGAGTTCGGCATCAAAACAAAAAATACAAAAGAAATTATCGGACAAATTCCCCGCCTTTTAATAGGTGGCGTAAAATCCTTTGTCGGGAACATTCCACTTGGAAATACAGGCGGAGCTAATGTTCCGCCACTGCAACCAATGGAAATACCCGAAGATTTATTAATCATTATTCAAACACATTCAAGCAATGAAATTACCAATCAACGATAA
- a CDS encoding cation-translocating P-type ATPase gives MKLPINDKKFIFLLSAIIIVVALEILSIIGIHIPMPYAPFVFAAFILGIGYNVLWNGLKAIFKLQFSSINLLMTIAVIGAFYLGEYPEAAVVIVLYVLGERLEDIGIENSKSALDELVSKAPKTAFVKSENANVAIDKITVGTIIQVKAGEMIPLDGKIISGETTVDEAAITGEPIPKDKHTGDNLFAGTLNKNGFIEIETTKLSVDTTFSKIIRLTFEAQGNKSETQKFIQQFSKYYTPSIIAMAILVFVIPVFVLQLDLNHWLQQAITLLVIACPCALVISTPVAIYAAIGNASAKGALVKGGKYIEALASIKAIALDKTRTITFGNPIVSDVFPLNGTTREELLACTAGAEIFSEHPLAQAIVDASKKEGFEPHKTEAFKSIMGKGATAKCLVCEDETIYVGKLDFINEHQPVDKEAEKIVAELSAQGKTSVVVSFGEGVAGIIGLMDEIKPDSAAALKEIEVMNIEPVMLTGDSEKAANYIAQQVGIKKIFGNMLPENKADKIKELLQQYKFVAMVGDGINDAPALAQSTVGIAMGAAGSDTAIETANIALMNDKLSLIPFLIRLSQKTLRRIKLNTIGAIAVKLIFITLAFIGYSNLVFAIAADVGVTLIVILTSLRLMNYKG, from the coding sequence ATGAAATTACCAATCAACGATAAAAAATTCATTTTTCTACTTTCAGCAATCATAATAGTAGTTGCGTTAGAAATTCTTTCAATCATCGGCATTCATATTCCAATGCCTTATGCACCATTTGTTTTCGCTGCATTCATTTTAGGCATTGGCTACAATGTTTTGTGGAACGGTTTAAAAGCAATCTTCAAACTCCAATTCAGTAGCATCAATTTACTAATGACAATTGCAGTTATTGGAGCATTTTATTTAGGCGAATATCCCGAAGCAGCAGTAGTAATAGTATTGTATGTTTTAGGTGAACGCTTGGAAGATATTGGAATTGAAAATTCAAAATCTGCATTAGATGAATTAGTAAGCAAAGCACCAAAGACCGCTTTTGTAAAATCAGAAAACGCAAATGTTGCCATTGATAAAATTACAGTCGGCACAATCATTCAAGTTAAAGCAGGTGAAATGATACCGCTTGACGGAAAAATAATTTCAGGAGAAACCACCGTTGACGAAGCTGCCATCACAGGCGAACCCATACCCAAAGACAAACACACAGGCGACAATCTTTTTGCAGGAACACTAAACAAAAATGGTTTTATAGAAATAGAAACAACAAAACTTTCTGTTGATACAACTTTCTCAAAAATCATTCGCCTCACCTTTGAAGCACAGGGCAATAAAAGCGAAACACAAAAATTCATTCAGCAATTTTCAAAGTATTACACACCTTCCATTATTGCAATGGCAATTTTAGTTTTCGTAATTCCTGTTTTCGTTTTGCAATTAGACCTCAATCATTGGTTGCAACAGGCAATTACACTTTTGGTTATCGCTTGTCCGTGTGCATTAGTCATATCAACACCCGTTGCAATCTATGCAGCCATCGGGAACGCATCAGCAAAAGGAGCATTAGTAAAGGGCGGAAAATACATCGAAGCATTGGCAAGCATCAAAGCAATTGCATTAGATAAAACACGAACCATTACTTTTGGAAATCCGATTGTATCAGATGTATTTCCTTTAAACGGAACAACCCGTGAAGAACTTTTGGCTTGCACCGCAGGAGCAGAAATATTTTCAGAACACCCATTAGCACAAGCCATTGTTGATGCAAGTAAAAAAGAAGGATTTGAACCACACAAAACCGAAGCATTTAAAAGCATAATGGGCAAAGGTGCGACTGCAAAATGTTTGGTGTGTGAAGACGAAACAATTTATGTAGGCAAGTTAGATTTCATAAATGAACATCAACCTGTTGACAAAGAAGCCGAGAAAATTGTAGCAGAACTTTCAGCACAAGGCAAAACAAGTGTAGTCGTAAGTTTTGGCGAAGGTGTGGCAGGTATTATAGGTTTAATGGACGAAATAAAACCCGACAGTGCAGCAGCATTAAAAGAAATAGAAGTAATGAACATAGAACCCGTTATGCTTACAGGCGACAGCGAAAAAGCAGCAAACTATATTGCACAGCAAGTCGGCATCAAAAAAATATTCGGAAATATGTTACCCGAAAACAAAGCCGACAAAATCAAAGAACTTTTACAGCAGTATAAATTCGTAGCAATGGTAGGCGATGGCATAAACGATGCACCAGCTTTAGCACAATCCACCGTAGGAATAGCTATGGGAGCAGCAGGCAGCGACACAGCAATAGAAACCGCAAATATTGCATTGATGAACGACAAACTTTCACTCATACCGTTTTTAATTCGGTTAAGTCAAAAAACATTACGCAGAATAAAACTCAACACCATTGGAGCAATAGCAGTAAAATTGATATTCATAACACTTGCATTCATCGGTTACAGCAATTTAGTTTTTGCAATTGCCGCAGACGTGGGAGTAACGCTAATAGTAATTTTGACGAGTTTACGACTGATGAATTACAAAGGATAA
- a CDS encoding efflux RND transporter periplasmic adaptor subunit: MKNIIFMAALATSIVFASCNSNKTETHGEETEHHDEHENTNTEMLTAEQMKSIKIEFGSIEKKQLTASLKANGILKVPNQNRANATASLGGVIKSILVQTGNSVSKGQTIATISNNSFITMQEEYLSVSSKTELAQLEFARQKELQQGNAGALKNLQSADAELKTLKARKASLQKQLELIGINTASLTSENIQSVVNISSPINGTISNVMVNIGSYVDANNPIAEIVDNSQLHLDLYVYEKDLQKLKVGQTIHFTLTNNPGKEYDADVYAISNTFEQNTKAIAVHAMVKGNKQGLIDGMSITALVSLENATVDAVPTNAIVNHEGQDYIFIVTDAHSEEEHHSETETAEHKHDESGHQHSEKEEPEHKEEGTTFEKIPIRKGTTDVGYSEITLLKEIPANSKVVVNGAFFILAKMNNKGEAHAH; the protein is encoded by the coding sequence ATGAAAAATATAATCTTCATGGCAGCCCTTGCAACATCCATCGTATTTGCATCCTGCAACAGCAATAAAACCGAAACTCACGGTGAAGAAACAGAGCATCACGATGAACACGAAAACACCAACACGGAAATGCTTACAGCCGAGCAAATGAAATCTATAAAAATAGAATTTGGCAGCATTGAGAAAAAGCAACTCACCGCCTCACTTAAAGCCAACGGAATTTTAAAAGTGCCAAATCAAAACAGAGCAAATGCCACAGCATCATTGGGCGGTGTAATAAAATCTATTTTGGTTCAAACAGGAAATTCGGTTAGTAAAGGACAAACCATTGCCACCATTTCAAACAATTCTTTTATCACAATGCAAGAGGAATATTTAAGTGTTTCTTCAAAAACAGAATTGGCACAATTGGAATTTGCCCGACAAAAAGAATTGCAACAAGGCAACGCAGGAGCATTGAAAAATTTGCAGTCAGCCGATGCTGAACTTAAAACATTGAAGGCAAGAAAAGCGAGTTTGCAAAAGCAGTTAGAACTTATTGGTATCAACACCGCTTCACTCACAAGCGAAAATATCCAATCAGTTGTAAATATTTCAAGCCCCATAAACGGCACAATAAGCAATGTAATGGTAAACATCGGCAGCTATGTAGATGCCAACAACCCCATTGCCGAAATAGTGGATAACAGCCAACTGCATCTGGATTTGTATGTGTATGAAAAGGATTTGCAAAAACTCAAAGTTGGGCAAACTATTCACTTTACGCTAACCAACAACCCTGGTAAAGAATATGATGCCGATGTTTACGCCATTAGTAACACCTTTGAACAAAACACAAAAGCCATTGCCGTTCATGCAATGGTGAAAGGGAACAAGCAAGGATTGATTGACGGAATGAGCATAACTGCATTAGTAAGTTTAGAAAATGCTACTGTTGATGCCGTGCCTACCAATGCCATTGTAAACCACGAAGGGCAGGACTATATTTTTATTGTTACCGATGCTCATAGCGAAGAAGAACACCACAGCGAAACTGAAACAGCCGAACACAAACACGATGAAAGCGGACATCAGCATAGCGAAAAAGAAGAACCTGAACACAAAGAAGAAGGAACAACTTTTGAAAAAATTCCAATTCGTAAAGGCACTACCGATGTAGGTTACAGTGAAATTACTTTGCTCAAAGAAATTCCTGCCAACAGCAAAGTAGTTGTGAATGGAGCATTTTTCATTCTTGCAAAAATGAATAATAAAGGCGAGGCACACGCACATTAA
- a CDS encoding T9SS type A sorting domain-containing protein yields MLKRTTIILSISLLTFTVSGQSIFQKTFGTTAYEEIWGLDKTYDGGFVLGGYTGFGNAYIIKLTAIGDTSWTRDINVGGMDLIYTIQQTNDSGFIAAGRTNGFGAGGLDMLLIKLDANGNNQWTKAIGGSADETVNSIEQTLDGGFIIAGNTYSFSSGLNDFYIVKTNSIGNIVWSKSIGGVGNDNAYSIIQNTDSSYIAVGLTSSVGAGGNDLLATKFDKNGNVTWMKTYGGGGDDRANSIQQTSDGGFIISGVTNSFGAGNYDFYLIKTDSSGNPTFQKTLGGVGNEWSYCVQQTNDLGYILTGYTTSFGAGSSDYYFIKTNSIGDTTWTKTFGGSMDDYATNVKQTPDNGYAIVGYGQSFGAGSHDFYFVKTDSNGNGICNQNTTATIVNSPISTVTIPTLTISSGGTVNSVIPILNSGTIVNTLCTNVGIEIIDKENVDINFFPNPLTDYATLNFENPENRKYIFNLYNVQGQLVRKIEQVTTETIILERQNLLNGLYFFQLITGAGVEMNGKLIIE; encoded by the coding sequence ATGCTAAAAAGAACAACCATAATCCTATCAATTAGCTTACTGACCTTCACAGTATCAGGACAGAGTATTTTTCAAAAAACATTTGGAACGACAGCTTACGAAGAAATTTGGGGTCTCGACAAAACTTATGACGGAGGATTTGTTCTAGGTGGATATACTGGATTTGGAAATGCTTACATAATCAAGCTAACTGCTATCGGAGACACATCTTGGACACGAGATATTAATGTCGGAGGAATGGATTTGATTTATACAATTCAACAAACTAACGACAGCGGATTTATTGCAGCAGGACGAACTAATGGATTTGGAGCAGGAGGATTAGATATGTTATTAATAAAATTAGATGCTAATGGAAACAACCAATGGACGAAAGCGATTGGAGGAAGTGCTGATGAAACTGTAAATTCAATCGAGCAAACATTGGACGGAGGATTTATTATTGCTGGAAATACTTATAGCTTTAGTTCAGGACTCAATGACTTTTATATTGTTAAAACAAACTCAATCGGAAATATTGTTTGGAGTAAAAGTATTGGAGGCGTTGGAAATGATAATGCATATTCAATTATTCAGAATACCGACAGCAGTTATATCGCAGTTGGTTTAACTTCAAGTGTTGGAGCTGGGGGCAACGACCTTCTTGCAACTAAATTTGACAAAAATGGAAATGTGACGTGGATGAAAACTTATGGAGGTGGAGGAGATGACAGGGCAAATTCAATTCAACAAACTTCCGATGGAGGATTTATTATTTCTGGAGTAACGAACAGCTTTGGCGCTGGGAATTACGATTTTTATTTAATCAAAACAGATAGTAGCGGAAATCCTACTTTTCAAAAAACACTTGGAGGAGTTGGGAATGAATGGTCTTATTGTGTTCAGCAGACAAATGATTTAGGATATATATTGACGGGATATACAACAAGTTTTGGAGCAGGGAGTTCAGATTATTACTTTATCAAAACCAATTCAATCGGAGATACAACTTGGACAAAAACATTCGGTGGTTCAATGGATGACTATGCAACAAACGTAAAACAAACTCCCGACAATGGCTACGCCATTGTTGGTTATGGGCAAAGTTTTGGTGCTGGAAGTCATGATTTTTATTTTGTGAAAACCGACAGTAATGGAAATGGAATTTGCAATCAAAATACTACAGCCACAATCGTGAACTCTCCAATCTCAACTGTAACTATTCCAACTTTGACAATTTCTAGTGGCGGGACTGTGAATAGCGTAATTCCAATTTTAAATAGCGGAACAATAGTAAACACTTTGTGCACAAATGTTGGAATAGAAATAATCGACAAGGAAAACGTAGACATTAATTTTTTTCCGAATCCTTTGACAGATTATGCTACACTGAATTTTGAAAATCCTGAAAATAGAAAATACATTTTTAATTTATATAATGTTCAAGGACAATTGGTTCGTAAAATTGAGCAAGTAACAACAGAAACAATAATTCTTGAGAGACAGAATTTATTGAATGGTTTATATTTCTTCCAACTTATAACAGGCGCTGGAGTTGAAATGAATGGTAAATTGATAATTGAATAA
- a CDS encoding CusA/CzcA family heavy metal efflux RND transporter, giving the protein MLDKIIAFSIKNKFIIALMTLALIVWGVWSATKLPIDAVPDITNNQVQIITVCPTLAGQEVEQLVTYPIEQSIANLPDLEELRSISRFGLSVITVVFDDKVNIYFARQLINERLKEAESKIPKGVGTPELAPVSTGLGEVYQYIIHPKKGSESKYTAMDLRTMQDWIVARQLYGTPGIAEVNSFGGQLKQYEVAVNPDRLIAMGITIPEIFTALEKNNENTGGAYIDKKPNAYFIRGVGLIGSFDDIKNIVVKTNPNGIPILIKDVAEVHLGSAVRYGAMTYNGEVDAVGGVVMMLKGANSADVVSRIKDKMATIQKSLPKDVVIEPYLDRTDLVNRAISTVEKNLIEGALIVIFVLVLFLGNLRAGLIVASAIPLSMLFALGLMNVFGVSANLMSLGAIDFGLIVDGAVIIVEATLHHLGMRKAIGKLSQSEMDNEVFVSASKIRSSAAFGEIIILIVYIPILTLVGIEGKMFSPMAQTVSFAIIGALILSLTYIPMMCAAFLSKNVSHKKTLSDRMMNFFQRIYAPLLEKAIRFKKVIVGVTVAVFVVSVFLFSRMGGEFIPTLQEGDFAFHCILPQGTSLSQSLETSMQASRLIKEFDEVKMVVGKTGAAEVPTDPMPPEATDMMIILKPQSEWKRDVSYDELAEEFEERLNTIPGVFFEKNQPIQMRFNELMTGIRQDVAVKIFGENMDTLLNYANKVNSVVQSVDGATEPSVERVAGLPQIVIKYNRSQIANYGLNIEDINHIVSTSFAGGSAGVVYENERKFELVVRLDSTHRNNIDDVSHLYIPTTNGTQIPLSQVAEIKMELGPAQISREDGKRRIVVGFNIKGRDVESVVTDIQKELNEKVKLPEGYYYTYGGTFENLQAASKRLMIALPVALALIFMLLYFTFSSVKQAALIYTAIPMSAIGGVFALLIRDMPFSISAGIGFIALFGVAVLNGIVLIGTFNQLAKDGMTDIIQRIKEGTKIRLRPVLMTATVASLGFLPMALSHGAGAEVQKPLATVVIGGLLTATFLTLFVLPLLYVLFSPKRKINISTASILVFALLSFNAANAQSPTTKSISVDDAITTALKNNLELQSQQLNVQSSTILKKSVFELPKTNVNFQFGQYNSINQDKAFQVSQSIPFPTYYSAKSSLYKAELQSSELQQQATANEIKAQVQYWFYQLQYLQTTKKQLQSLDSLYNDFVSAAALRYKTGETNLLEKTTAETKRGQLSQLLKQNETDFATAYNSLKTLMNTSEDFTITVNENWQPLIFSSSFDTTLIANNPTLKVLYQQSVIAEQNKKLETASTLPDFNVGYFNQSLIGVQSINGADVNFDGSKRFQGFNVGISIPITFFSNASKIKSLDYKQQALQKEADNGKLILQTQLQNAFQQYSQNLSQYNYYKSTALPNAEIIISTAKVGFKSGDIGYIEYLQALQTATDVQLNYLQSINLINQSIVNINFLINK; this is encoded by the coding sequence ATGTTAGACAAAATAATTGCGTTCAGCATAAAAAATAAATTCATCATCGCACTGATGACACTTGCTCTCATTGTTTGGGGAGTGTGGAGTGCAACTAAACTGCCTATTGATGCAGTTCCCGACATCACCAACAATCAAGTGCAAATCATTACGGTTTGCCCAACCCTTGCAGGACAAGAGGTTGAACAGTTGGTAACTTACCCAATAGAACAAAGCATTGCCAACCTTCCCGACTTGGAAGAGTTGCGGAGCATTTCCCGTTTCGGACTTTCGGTAATTACAGTGGTATTTGACGACAAAGTGAACATCTACTTTGCAAGACAATTGATTAACGAACGACTAAAGGAAGCCGAAAGCAAAATACCCAAAGGTGTTGGCACACCCGAATTAGCACCCGTTAGCACAGGTTTGGGAGAAGTGTATCAATACATCATTCATCCAAAAAAAGGCAGCGAAAGCAAATATACCGCTATGGACTTGCGGACAATGCAAGACTGGATTGTTGCCCGACAACTTTATGGAACACCCGGTATTGCAGAGGTGAATAGTTTTGGCGGACAACTCAAACAATATGAAGTTGCCGTAAACCCCGACAGACTTATTGCAATGGGAATAACCATTCCAGAGATTTTTACCGCCTTAGAAAAGAACAACGAAAATACAGGCGGGGCTTACATTGACAAAAAGCCAAATGCCTATTTTATTCGTGGAGTTGGTTTGATTGGTTCGTTTGACGACATCAAAAACATTGTGGTAAAGACAAATCCTAATGGCATTCCTATTTTAATAAAAGATGTTGCCGAAGTGCATTTAGGTAGTGCCGTGCGATATGGTGCAATGACTTACAACGGTGAAGTAGATGCAGTAGGTGGAGTTGTAATGATGCTGAAAGGTGCAAATAGTGCCGATGTGGTAAGCCGTATTAAAGATAAAATGGCAACCATTCAAAAATCATTGCCAAAAGATGTAGTAATTGAACCCTACTTAGATAGAACAGATTTGGTAAACCGTGCAATCAGCACAGTTGAAAAAAACCTGATTGAAGGAGCATTAATAGTAATCTTCGTTTTGGTTTTGTTTCTTGGAAATCTTCGTGCAGGATTGATTGTAGCTTCTGCCATTCCTTTATCAATGTTGTTTGCATTGGGCTTAATGAATGTATTTGGCGTAAGTGCAAACCTAATGAGCTTAGGAGCAATTGACTTTGGTCTAATTGTGGACGGTGCAGTAATTATTGTAGAAGCCACTTTGCACCATTTAGGAATGCGAAAAGCCATCGGCAAACTTTCACAATCAGAAATGGATAATGAAGTTTTCGTTTCCGCATCTAAAATCCGAAGCAGTGCCGCTTTTGGAGAAATAATTATCCTTATTGTTTACATTCCAATTCTTACCTTGGTAGGTATCGAGGGCAAAATGTTTAGCCCAATGGCTCAAACGGTTTCTTTCGCCATTATTGGGGCGTTGATTTTATCACTTACCTATATTCCAATGATGTGTGCAGCGTTCCTTTCTAAAAACGTTTCGCACAAGAAAACATTGAGCGATAGAATGATGAACTTTTTCCAACGCATTTATGCACCACTTTTGGAAAAAGCAATCCGTTTCAAAAAAGTAATTGTAGGTGTAACAGTTGCCGTATTTGTGGTTTCCGTGTTCCTGTTTTCAAGAATGGGCGGTGAATTTATCCCAACCTTACAGGAAGGCGATTTTGCTTTTCACTGCATATTACCGCAAGGCACATCACTTTCACAAAGTTTAGAAACCTCAATGCAAGCATCAAGACTTATCAAAGAATTTGACGAGGTAAAAATGGTAGTTGGCAAAACAGGTGCTGCCGAAGTTCCCACCGACCCAATGCCACCCGAAGCAACGGATATGATGATAATTTTGAAACCACAAAGCGAATGGAAACGTGATGTTTCTTATGATGAATTGGCAGAAGAGTTTGAAGAAAGATTAAACACAATCCCTGGGGTATTCTTTGAAAAGAACCAACCCATACAAATGCGGTTTAATGAATTGATGACAGGTATTCGCCAAGACGTTGCAGTAAAAATATTTGGTGAAAATATGGACACACTTTTAAACTATGCCAATAAAGTAAATTCAGTTGTGCAAAGTGTGGACGGTGCAACAGAACCAAGTGTTGAACGAGTGGCAGGACTTCCGCAAATCGTAATCAAATACAATCGTTCTCAAATTGCCAATTACGGGTTGAATATTGAGGACATCAACCACATTGTTTCTACTTCTTTTGCTGGAGGAAGTGCAGGAGTTGTATATGAAAACGAACGCAAATTTGAATTAGTAGTTCGTCTTGACAGCACACACCGCAACAACATTGACGATGTGAGCCATTTGTATATCCCAACTACCAACGGAACGCAAATTCCATTATCCCAAGTTGCAGAAATCAAAATGGAATTGGGGCCTGCACAAATTAGCCGTGAAGATGGCAAACGTAGAATAGTGGTGGGCTTCAACATCAAAGGCAGAGATGTAGAAAGTGTAGTTACCGACATACAAAAAGAACTGAATGAAAAAGTAAAATTACCGGAAGGTTATTATTACACCTATGGAGGAACATTTGAAAACCTACAAGCAGCATCCAAGCGACTAATGATTGCTTTGCCAGTAGCTTTAGCACTCATTTTTATGTTGCTCTATTTCACGTTCAGTTCAGTAAAACAGGCAGCTCTAATTTATACCGCCATTCCAATGAGTGCAATTGGTGGTGTATTCGCTTTGCTCATTCGTGATATGCCTTTCAGCATTTCGGCAGGTATTGGCTTTATTGCATTGTTCGGTGTAGCAGTCTTAAATGGAATTGTGCTGATTGGAACTTTCAACCAGTTGGCAAAAGATGGAATGACAGACATAATCCAACGCATAAAAGAAGGAACTAAAATCCGTTTGCGACCTGTGTTAATGACTGCCACCGTTGCATCATTGGGATTTTTACCAATGGCACTTTCACACGGTGCAGGAGCAGAAGTGCAAAAACCATTGGCAACCGTTGTAATAGGCGGTTTGCTTACAGCAACTTTCTTAACTCTATTTGTTTTGCCTTTGTTGTATGTTCTATTTTCACCTAAAAGAAAAATCAATATTTCAACGGCAAGCATTTTAGTTTTTGCTTTGCTTTCTTTTAATGCTGCCAATGCACAATCGCCAACAACAAAGAGTATTTCTGTTGATGATGCAATAACCACAGCATTGAAAAATAATTTGGAATTACAATCGCAACAACTCAATGTACAATCTTCTACCATCTTGAAAAAATCAGTGTTTGAATTACCTAAAACAAATGTCAATTTCCAGTTTGGGCAATACAACAGCATTAATCAGGACAAGGCTTTTCAGGTTTCGCAAAGTATTCCATTCCCTACTTACTATTCCGCAAAATCAAGTTTGTATAAAGCCGAATTGCAAAGTAGTGAATTGCAACAGCAAGCCACAGCCAACGAAATAAAAGCACAGGTTCAATATTGGTTTTATCAGTTGCAGTATTTGCAAACAACTAAAAAGCAACTGCAATCTTTAGACAGTTTGTATAATGATTTTGTGAGTGCAGCAGCATTGCGATACAAAACAGGTGAAACAAATTTGTTGGAGAAAACCACAGCCGAAACCAAGCGGGGACAACTTTCACAGTTGCTCAAACAAAACGAAACAGATTTTGCAACGGCTTACAATTCCCTTAAAACACTAATGAATACAAGCGAAGATTTTACAATAACCGTAAATGAAAATTGGCAACCGCTTATTTTTAGCAGTTCATTTGACACAACCCTAATTGCAAATAATCCAACGCTTAAAGTATTGTATCAGCAATCAGTAATTGCAGAACAAAACAAAAAGTTAGAAACGGCTTCAACTTTACCCGATTTTAATGTGGGTTATTTCAACCAGTCGTTAATCGGAGTGCAAAGCATCAATGGAGCAGATGTAAATTTTGACGGTAGCAAACGTTTTCAGGGTTTTAATGTAGGTATCAGTATTCCTATTACATTTTTTAGCAACGCTTCCAAAATAAAATCGCTTGACTATAAACAACAGGCATTGCAAAAAGAAGCTGACAACGGAAAACTGATTTTACAAACCCAATTGCAAAATGCTTTTCAACAATACAGTCAAAATTTGTCGCAATACAACTACTACAAATCAACCGCTTTGCCCAATGCCGAAATAATTATCAGCACCGCAAAGGTTGGTTTCAAAAGTGGCGACATTGGCTACATTGAATACTTGCAAGCCTTACAAACCGCTACCGATGTGCAATTAAATTATCTGCAATCCATCAATCTAATTAACCAATCCATTGTCAACATCAATTTCTTAATCAATAAATAA